The following are from one region of the Petrotoga mobilis SJ95 genome:
- a CDS encoding diacylglycerol kinase, which produces MNRNDENRSLKSSFSYALKGLIEIYKSQRNFRIQSLIGLIVLIVAIFADLTEVEFILLIFTVMLVLIMETVNTVTEKLLDFLHPFYSSSVKIIKDVSAAAVFITSIFAVAIGIIIFGDAFFNLSPQYGIILAIVFLLFLNLCGFIYKKREK; this is translated from the coding sequence ATGAATAGAAACGATGAAAATAGGAGCCTAAAAAGTAGTTTTTCTTATGCATTAAAAGGGCTCATAGAAATTTATAAATCTCAAAGAAACTTTAGAATACAAAGTTTAATAGGATTAATAGTTTTAATCGTTGCTATTTTTGCCGACTTAACTGAAGTAGAGTTTATACTTTTAATATTTACAGTTATGCTAGTGTTGATAATGGAAACAGTGAATACTGTAACAGAGAAACTGTTGGATTTTCTCCATCCTTTTTATAGTTCTTCGGTAAAGATAATAAAAGATGTTTCTGCAGCTGCGGTTTTTATTACTTCGATTTTCGCTGTTGCGATTGGAATAATTATATTCGGTGACGCTTTTTTCAATCTAAGCCCTCAATATGGTATAATCTTAGCAATAGTTTTTTTGCTTTTCTTGAATTTATGTGGCTTCATTTATAAAAAAAGAGAAAAATAA
- a CDS encoding 2-oxoacid:acceptor oxidoreductase family protein, with protein sequence MSSSISTPNSVRFSGEAGQGNILMGIIFAKALVKEGFWVVQSQHYGAQVRGGLSYCDVLFDQEPIDYPEAKNFDILYLMHNVGLSHIGNLKRNGILLYDEKFVENIPQYVERITKKIIKVPASQIAIEELSNKNVANMIGLGVLCSVTEVISLERLIEEVKSNVSKSYLEIDEKALKIGYALYKKRYPLESTKMYKKLGKGYE encoded by the coding sequence ATGAGTAGTTCAATAAGTACACCTAATTCGGTGAGATTCAGTGGAGAAGCCGGTCAAGGTAACATCTTAATGGGAATAATATTTGCGAAAGCACTGGTAAAAGAAGGATTTTGGGTTGTTCAATCTCAACATTACGGTGCCCAAGTGAGAGGTGGACTTTCTTATTGTGATGTGCTCTTTGATCAAGAACCTATAGATTATCCTGAAGCTAAAAATTTTGATATATTGTATTTGATGCATAATGTTGGTTTAAGTCATATTGGGAATCTCAAAAGAAATGGTATTTTATTATACGATGAAAAATTTGTTGAAAATATACCTCAGTATGTAGAAAGGATCACCAAAAAAATAATTAAAGTCCCAGCTTCACAAATAGCTATAGAAGAATTATCAAACAAAAATGTGGCTAACATGATAGGGTTAGGGGTCCTTTGTTCAGTAACTGAGGTAATTAGTTTGGAAAGGCTTATAGAAGAAGTCAAATCGAACGTATCAAAAAGTTACTTAGAAATTGATGAAAAAGCTCTCAAAATTGGTTATGCTTTATATAAAAAAAGGTATCCGTTAGAGTCAACTAAAATGTATAAAAAATTAGGGAAAGGTTATGAATAG
- a CDS encoding 2-oxoacid:ferredoxin oxidoreductase subunit beta, with amino-acid sequence MPIERYFKYLRKDRMTHVWCPGCGNGIIMKNFVEAVDNLSLDKNKVAVVSGIGCSSRVTGYLDFNTMHTLHGRAVAFATGVKLAKPEFNVVVMGGDGDILAIGGNHFIHACRRNMDLTVIIFNNSIYGMTGGQYSPETPPGTYASTSPYGNLESNFDAVNLAITSGATYVARSTVFHYMLSVKYIENALKHKGMSVVEIVTNCHTYYGRYNKMTEPTQMLQYFKDNSVMLSKAKKMDENDLEDKIIIGEFLNIEKEGYVDRYEKLRKKLVSQEVSPK; translated from the coding sequence ATGCCTATAGAGAGATACTTTAAGTATTTAAGAAAAGATAGAATGACCCATGTATGGTGTCCTGGATGTGGTAATGGAATAATAATGAAAAATTTTGTGGAAGCAGTGGATAATTTAAGTTTGGATAAAAACAAGGTGGCAGTTGTATCGGGTATAGGATGTTCTTCAAGAGTCACGGGGTACCTAGATTTTAACACTATGCACACACTCCATGGAAGGGCTGTGGCCTTTGCAACAGGAGTTAAACTAGCAAAGCCAGAGTTTAATGTGGTAGTAATGGGAGGAGATGGGGATATACTTGCAATAGGAGGAAATCATTTTATTCACGCTTGCCGTAGAAACATGGATCTAACAGTTATTATCTTCAACAATTCTATTTATGGCATGACAGGCGGGCAATATTCACCTGAAACACCTCCTGGGACTTACGCTTCAACTTCCCCTTATGGGAATTTAGAAAGCAATTTTGATGCAGTTAATCTTGCAATCACTTCTGGTGCCACTTACGTTGCTAGATCAACCGTTTTTCATTACATGTTATCCGTTAAATACATAGAAAACGCCTTAAAACACAAAGGTATGTCGGTTGTTGAGATAGTCACAAATTGTCACACTTATTATGGAAGATACAACAAAATGACGGAACCTACCCAAATGTTGCAATATTTCAAAGATAACTCTGTCATGTTGAGCAAAGCCAAAAAAATGGATGAAAATGATTTGGAAGATAAGATTATAATAGGTGAATTTCTGAATATTGAAAAAGAAGGCTACGTTGACAGGTATGAAAAATTAAGGAAAAAATTGGTTTCACAGGAGGTATCACCGAAATGA
- a CDS encoding deoxycytidylate deaminase, producing the protein MDKKDEVENYLKNKNFNNPNLFKKRKDWDKYFMEVADLVSKRSTCLHRKVGAVIVKEKRILATGYNQPPSGFPHCDDIGCIRDDLGIKSGENQEICYGLHAEQNALMQAAKFGISTDNASIYITHQPCSVCARLVINAGIKNVYYREGYPDSLTKLFFDTCNIQTKVIE; encoded by the coding sequence TTGGATAAAAAGGACGAAGTTGAAAATTATTTGAAGAATAAAAATTTTAATAATCCCAACTTATTCAAAAAAAGGAAAGATTGGGACAAATATTTTATGGAAGTAGCGGATTTGGTAAGTAAAAGATCAACCTGTTTGCATAGAAAAGTAGGAGCAGTAATTGTAAAAGAAAAAAGGATCTTAGCAACCGGTTACAATCAACCACCGTCCGGTTTTCCTCACTGTGATGATATAGGTTGCATAAGGGACGATTTAGGTATAAAAAGTGGAGAAAACCAAGAAATTTGTTATGGTCTTCATGCAGAACAAAATGCCTTGATGCAAGCTGCTAAATTCGGTATTAGCACTGATAACGCATCAATTTATATCACCCACCAACCTTGTTCTGTATGTGCTAGGTTGGTAATAAATGCGGGAATAAAGAATGTTTATTATAGAGAAGGTTATCCGGATAGTCTAACAAAACTGTTTTTTGATACTTGTAACATACAAACAAAAGTTATCGAATGA
- the hemW gene encoding radical SAM family heme chaperone HemW, with product MNSNDIAVYLHIPFCVKRCLYCDYVSTTDLSLKAKYFNALSKEIALKGEKLKGRKVRTIYFGGGTPSFVEEEFILQTFRSLQEHMDLSDLEEFTIEVNPESVNEKKVQFYKEIGINRISMGFQSTSDKILKTVGRSHDFNKGLESYKLLTSFYDNINIDFIVGLPYENFETVNSNLEFIEKMKPSHISYYLLDSSHDTPLKHFLEIKEMKLPEDDLVYDLLDYIYDQLKKLQYNRYEISSWSLPQKECIHNQFYWYNLDYVGFGVSAGGHINNERYVNTSDVKAYITKLNNEELPYDTKNANDEFAELLETLFMSLRLTKGITYDSLVQRFSKNVVDNVLNQLKNNLEEYISIDDSIKLTTKGLNFSRFVFEKLLDVSPT from the coding sequence TTGAATTCTAATGATATTGCTGTATATTTACATATACCCTTTTGTGTGAAGAGATGTCTTTATTGTGATTATGTGTCTACAACTGATTTATCCTTAAAAGCCAAATATTTTAATGCCTTAAGTAAAGAAATCGCCTTGAAAGGTGAAAAATTAAAAGGTAGGAAGGTTAGAACTATTTATTTTGGAGGTGGAACTCCATCTTTTGTTGAGGAAGAATTTATTTTACAAACCTTTCGTTCGTTACAAGAACATATGGACCTATCTGATTTAGAAGAATTCACGATAGAGGTAAATCCAGAAAGTGTTAATGAGAAAAAAGTACAATTTTACAAGGAAATAGGAATCAACAGAATATCAATGGGGTTCCAAAGCACTTCTGATAAGATATTAAAAACTGTTGGAAGATCCCATGATTTTAATAAAGGGTTAGAATCTTATAAACTTTTGACGTCTTTTTATGACAATATAAATATAGATTTTATTGTTGGATTACCATATGAAAATTTTGAGACGGTTAATAGCAATTTGGAATTTATAGAAAAGATGAAACCCTCTCATATTTCTTATTATTTATTGGATTCTTCACATGATACTCCTTTAAAACATTTTCTTGAAATCAAGGAAATGAAACTTCCGGAAGATGACTTAGTATATGACCTTCTTGATTATATCTATGATCAATTGAAAAAATTGCAATATAATAGATATGAAATTTCAAGTTGGTCGTTACCCCAAAAAGAATGTATTCACAATCAATTTTATTGGTATAACTTAGATTATGTCGGATTTGGGGTTTCCGCAGGAGGGCATATCAACAACGAAAGATATGTCAATACTTCAGATGTTAAAGCATATATTACAAAATTAAATAATGAGGAACTTCCATACGACACAAAAAATGCGAATGACGAGTTTGCTGAGTTGTTAGAAACACTATTTATGTCTTTGAGGCTAACAAAAGGAATAACTTATGATTCTTTGGTTCAAAGATTCTCTAAAAATGTGGTTGACAATGTCTTAAATCAGTTAAAAAATAATTTGGAAGAATATATATCTATAGATGATTCTATTAAATTAACTACAAAAGGTTTAAACTTTTCAAGGTTTGTTTTTGAGAAGTTATTAGATGTATCTCCAACTTAA